A portion of the Sebastes fasciatus isolate fSebFas1 chromosome 2, fSebFas1.pri, whole genome shotgun sequence genome contains these proteins:
- the LOC141761706 gene encoding uncharacterized protein LOC141761706 has translation MTPAESFYAHLGIRIRPEHQPQPRPVGFLGLRPMPQQSASSRLASAPDRFLGTRLALGGPLSLQSAARHANIQDTSLDLLGVGAPRRKRGSQRRRSPKLLSVPSKTKPTRVSECPVGGPTDLRSTSPVGGPVDLRSTSSVGGPVDSCSKYPVGGPADFCSKCPVGGPADFRSRCVVGGPVDLRSMSPVGGLVDSCSKCPVGGPADYCSKCPVGGLVDLRSTSPVGGLGDLRSTSPVGGQADLCSTSPVGGLVDLRSTSPVGGLGDLRSTSPVGGQADLRSTSPVGGLVDLRSTSPVGGLADLRFGRTATATSCFAWVSAQKLCSCDCWATVPSPRVSWLCLCSAPGPSARVSRLWLCLAPGSSAGVSRFGLCPASGPSARVPRLCPGSAPGSSA, from the exons ATGACCCCAGCAGAGAGCTTTTATGCCCATTTGGGCATCCGGATTCGGCCCGAGCATCAGCCTCAGCCCCGGCCTGTTGGCTTTCTGGGCCTCCGGCCCATGCCCCAGCAGTCAGCTAGCTCTAGGCTAGCATCAGCCCCGGATCGGTTCTTGGGAACCCGCCTTGCCCTGGGAGGTCCACTAAGTTTACAGTCTGCTGCTCGCCATGCTAATATACAGGACACTAGCTTGGACCTGCTAGGGGTTGGAGCCCCTAGAAGGAAGCGTGGGTCTCAGAGGCGGCGTTCTCCTAAGTTGCTCAGTGTTCCATCCAAAACCAAGCCTACTCgtgtgtcggag tgtcctgtcgggggtccgaCCGACCTCCGCTCCAcatctcctgtcgggggtccggtcgacctccgctccacgtcttctgtcggcggtccggtcgactcctgttccaagtatcctgtcggtggtccggccgacttctgttccaagtgtcctgtcgggggtccggccgacTTCCGTTCCAGGTGTGTTGTCGggggtccggtcgacctccgctCCATGTCGCCTGTCGGCGGTctggtcgactcctgttccaagtgtcctgtcggtggtccggccgactactgttccaagtgtcctgtcgggggtctggtcgacctccgttccacgtctcctgtcgggggtctgggcgacctccgttccacgtctcctgtcgggggtcaggCCGACCTCtgttccacgtctcctgtcgggggtctggTCGACCTTCGTTCCACGTCACCTGTCGGGGGTCTGGGCGACCTccgttccacgtctcctgtcgggggtcaggccgacctccgttccacgtctcctgtcgggggtctggTCGACCTgcgttccacgtctcctgtcgggggtctggCCGACCTCCGTTTCGGTAGGACCGCAACCGCCACCTCCTGTTTCGCCTGGGTTTCAGCCCAAAAACTGTGTTCCTGTGACTGCTGGGCCACAGTTCCAAGCCCCCGGGTTTCTTGGCTCTGTCTCTGCTCggcccccgggccgtccgcccgagtttcccggctctggctctgccttgcccccgggtcatctgccggagtttctcggttcggactctgccctgcctccgggccgtccgcccgagttcccagactctgtcccggttctgcCCCCGGGTCGTCCGCCtga